A window of the Streptomyces sp. NBC_00250 genome harbors these coding sequences:
- the ftsE gene encoding cell division ATP-binding protein FtsE has protein sequence MIRFDNVSKSYPKQSRPALRDVSLEIEKGEFVFLVGSSGSGKSTFLRLLLREERASQGQVHVLGKDLARLSNWKVPQMRRQLGTVFQDFRLLPNKTVAQNVAFAQEVIGKPRGEIRKAVPQVLDLVGLGGKEDRMPGELSGGEQQRVAIARAFVNRPMLLIADEPTGNLDPQTSVGIMKLLDRINRTGTTVVMATHDQNIVDQMRKRVIELEKGRLVRDQARGVYGYQH, from the coding sequence GTGATCCGATTCGACAACGTCTCCAAGTCCTATCCGAAGCAGAGCCGCCCCGCGCTCCGGGATGTCTCCCTGGAGATCGAGAAGGGGGAGTTCGTCTTCCTCGTCGGTTCCTCCGGCTCCGGTAAGTCGACTTTCCTGCGACTGCTCCTGCGTGAGGAGCGCGCCAGTCAGGGCCAGGTGCACGTCCTCGGCAAGGACCTGGCCCGGCTCTCCAACTGGAAGGTGCCGCAGATGCGGCGCCAGTTGGGCACCGTCTTCCAGGACTTCCGCCTGCTGCCCAACAAGACCGTCGCCCAGAACGTGGCCTTCGCCCAGGAGGTCATCGGCAAGCCGCGCGGCGAGATCCGCAAGGCCGTGCCGCAGGTGCTCGACCTGGTCGGGCTCGGCGGCAAGGAGGACCGGATGCCGGGCGAGCTCTCCGGTGGTGAGCAGCAGCGCGTCGCCATCGCCCGCGCCTTCGTCAACCGCCCCATGCTGCTGATCGCCGACGAGCCCACCGGCAACCTCGACCCGCAGACCTCGGTCGGCATCATGAAGCTGCTCGACCGCATCAACAGGACAGGGACCACCGTCGTCATGGCGACCCACGACCAGAACATCGTCGACCAGATGCGCAAGCGCGTCATAGAGCTGGAGAAGGGCCGACTCGTCCGCGACCAGGCCCGCGGCGTCTACGGTTACCAGCACTGA
- the ftsX gene encoding permease-like cell division protein FtsX produces the protein MRAQFVLSEIGVGLRRNLTMTFAVIVSVALSLALFGGALLMREQVSTMKDYWYDKVNVSIYLCTKADAASAAGKCGKGAVTAQQKEQLQADLKDLDIVETVFYESADEAFKRYKEEYGDTAIASVITPDQMPESFRVKLKDPEKYKVVATAFAGRDGVESVQDQRGILQNLFDLMNGMNIAALGVMGLMLVIALMLIVNTVRVSAFSRRRETGIMRLVGASSFYIQMPFIMEAAFAGLLGGAVACVLLLVGRYFLIDHGIALAEKMQLVNFIGWDAVFAKLPLVIAIGLLMPAVAAFIALRKYLKV, from the coding sequence ATGCGCGCTCAGTTCGTGCTCTCCGAGATCGGCGTCGGTCTCCGGCGCAATCTCACGATGACGTTCGCCGTCATCGTCTCCGTGGCCCTCTCGCTCGCCCTGTTCGGCGGCGCGCTGCTCATGCGCGAGCAGGTCAGCACGATGAAGGACTACTGGTACGACAAGGTCAACGTCTCCATCTACCTCTGCACCAAGGCCGACGCCGCCTCCGCGGCGGGCAAGTGCGGCAAGGGCGCGGTCACGGCCCAGCAGAAGGAGCAGCTCCAGGCCGACCTGAAGGATTTGGACATCGTCGAGACCGTCTTCTACGAGTCGGCCGACGAGGCGTTCAAGCGCTACAAGGAGGAGTACGGCGACACCGCCATCGCCTCCGTCATCACGCCGGACCAGATGCCCGAGTCGTTCCGGGTGAAGCTGAAGGACCCGGAGAAGTACAAGGTCGTCGCCACCGCCTTCGCGGGGCGTGACGGCGTGGAGTCGGTCCAGGACCAGCGGGGCATCCTGCAGAACCTCTTCGACTTGATGAACGGCATGAACATCGCCGCCCTCGGCGTCATGGGGCTGATGCTGGTCATCGCGCTGATGCTGATCGTCAACACGGTGCGCGTCTCGGCCTTCAGCCGTCGCCGGGAGACCGGCATCATGCGGCTGGTCGGCGCGTCCAGCTTCTACATCCAGATGCCGTTCATCATGGAGGCGGCGTTCGCCGGACTCCTCGGTGGCGCGGTCGCCTGCGTGCTGCTGCTCGTCGGCCGGTACTTCCTGATCGACCACGGCATCGCGCTCGCGGAGAAGATGCAGCTCGTCAACTTCATCGGTTGGGACGCCGTGTTCGCCAAGCTGCCGCTCGTGATCGCCATCGGGCTGCTGATGCCCGCCGTGGCCGCTTTCATCGCGCTGCGCAAGTACCTGAAGGTGTGA
- a CDS encoding S41 family peptidase, with translation MPAGTDHLCIRPRGVLRGAVLTLVFTGVLATAAATGSLPRQEPAAGRAEAALRVGEGSRDSTTVDSAALSRAAADAMADGKSGKKAAEEFVSRSGDRWGAVYDKREYAEFEQALDGAYTGVGLSAGRAAEGRVRVTRVQSGGPAERAGLRADDRLVSVDGRPVDGLSVSEVVALLRGDGVPGSTVALRVERGRAVWTQTLRRARLATDPVTVRRLDDGTLMIRVAAFTKGAGTRVRDAVRDAPAGAGVLLDLRGNAGGLVAEAAVAASAFLDGGLVATYDVEGEQRAVYAEGGGDTVRPLVALIDGGTMSAAELLTGALQDRGRAVTVGSRTFGKGSVQMPSALPDGSVAELTVGHYRTPAGHAVDGRGITPDLTAGERAEERAKTVLSGLGGGS, from the coding sequence ATGCCGGCCGGCACCGACCACCTCTGTATCCGGCCCCGCGGAGTGCTCCGTGGGGCCGTTCTGACGTTGGTCTTCACCGGTGTCCTCGCCACCGCCGCCGCCACCGGCTCGCTGCCCCGGCAGGAGCCCGCGGCCGGGCGGGCGGAGGCGGCCCTGCGCGTCGGGGAGGGGTCCCGCGACTCCACGACCGTCGACAGCGCCGCCCTGAGCCGGGCCGCCGCCGATGCCATGGCCGACGGCAAGTCGGGCAAGAAGGCCGCGGAGGAGTTCGTCAGCCGCAGCGGCGACCGCTGGGGCGCGGTGTACGACAAGCGGGAGTACGCCGAGTTCGAGCAGGCCCTCGACGGCGCCTACACGGGCGTGGGGCTCTCCGCGGGCCGGGCCGCCGAAGGCAGGGTCCGGGTGACCCGGGTGCAGTCCGGCGGCCCCGCCGAGCGCGCCGGGCTCCGGGCCGACGACCGGCTGGTCTCCGTCGACGGGCGCCCCGTCGACGGTCTCTCGGTCTCCGAGGTCGTCGCCCTCCTGCGCGGCGACGGCGTACCCGGCTCCACCGTCGCCCTCCGGGTCGAGCGCGGCCGCGCCGTCTGGACGCAGACCCTGCGCCGGGCCCGGCTGGCCACGGACCCGGTCACCGTCCGCCGCCTCGACGACGGGACCCTGATGATCCGGGTCGCCGCCTTCACCAAGGGCGCGGGCACGCGCGTGCGTGACGCGGTACGGGACGCCCCGGCCGGCGCCGGCGTCCTCCTGGACCTGCGGGGCAACGCCGGCGGACTGGTCGCCGAGGCCGCCGTGGCCGCCTCCGCCTTCCTCGACGGCGGTCTGGTCGCCACGTACGACGTGGAGGGCGAGCAACGGGCCGTGTACGCGGAGGGCGGCGGCGACACCGTCCGGCCCCTGGTGGCGCTGATCGACGGCGGCACGATGAGCGCGGCCGAGCTGCTCACCGGCGCCCTCCAGGACCGTGGCCGGGCCGTCACGGTCGGTTCGCGCACCTTCGGCAAGGGTTCGGTCCAGATGCCGAGCGCCCTGCCGGACGGCTCCGTCGCCGAGCTGACCGTCGGCCACTACCGCACACCGGCCGGTCACGCCGTGGACGGCCGGGGCATCACCCCCGACCTGACGGCCGGGGAACGGGCGGAAGAACGGGCGAAGACGGTATTGAGTGGCCTCGGAGGGGGCTCGTAG
- the smpB gene encoding SsrA-binding protein SmpB, producing the protein MAKGLVNVQGKPAKKNQDKAPERKIIAQNKKARHDYHIVDTYECGVVLMGTEVKSLRMGRASLVDGFVQIDRHEAWLHNIHVPEYMQGSWTNHSAKRKRKLLLHREEIDKLEAKSQETGHTIVPLALYFLNGRVKVEIALAKGKKEFDKRQTLREKQDTRETNRAIAAAKRKQRAAQAA; encoded by the coding sequence ATGGCAAAGGGACTCGTGAACGTGCAGGGCAAGCCTGCGAAGAAGAACCAGGACAAGGCGCCCGAGCGCAAGATCATCGCGCAGAACAAGAAGGCGCGCCACGACTATCACATCGTCGACACCTACGAGTGCGGCGTGGTGCTCATGGGCACCGAGGTGAAGTCGCTGCGGATGGGCCGTGCCTCGCTGGTCGACGGCTTCGTGCAGATCGACCGGCACGAGGCGTGGCTGCACAACATCCATGTGCCCGAGTACATGCAGGGCAGCTGGACCAACCACTCGGCGAAGCGGAAGCGCAAGCTGCTGCTGCACCGCGAGGAGATCGACAAGCTGGAGGCGAAGTCGCAGGAGACGGGTCACACGATCGTGCCCCTCGCGCTGTACTTCCTCAACGGCCGCGTCAAGGTCGAGATCGCGCTCGCCAAGGGCAAGAAGGAGTTCGACAAGCGTCAGACCCTGCGGGAGAAGCAGGACACGCGCGAGACCAACCGGGCCATCGCGGCGGCCAAGCGCAAGCAGCGGGCGGCACAGGCCGCGTAG
- a CDS encoding MFS transporter, giving the protein MPQPDLTLTPAGPALAPRYSDRHTAAAGTPTPPPAAIPTPRNSYLRLFAVPGARAFIVGNLIARLPMGMFGVSAVIMIAGAYDSYALAGGVTATGMAAGALTAPWVARLVDRYGQARVAVPATAYAVLGHLVLLLCVHEKAPVWALFATTALTATSPNTGGMSRARWAHLLKGDRDALHTANAFEQATDELCFMLGPVVAALLCSTLFPEAGTLVGAALFLTGVLIFAAQRSTEPPVSPRTSAGSPLRVRGMAPLLAVFLATGAVFGSMEVVTVAFVDGPVAGPVLALQAAGSCAAGLLYGRAHRTARLRTCLAAMALLMTMPLLAASTGSLPALAAGLLLAGMATAPTMVTGMGLVQRLTPASQLNEGMTLAVTALLGGIAAGSATGGWAADHAPFAAFGFLIPAGAAALALTLCAATRVDGRA; this is encoded by the coding sequence ATGCCGCAACCGGACCTCACCCTCACCCCGGCGGGCCCGGCCCTCGCCCCCCGCTACAGCGACCGGCACACCGCCGCCGCCGGCACCCCCACCCCTCCCCCTGCCGCCATCCCAACCCCCCGCAATTCCTACCTCCGCCTCTTCGCCGTCCCCGGCGCCCGCGCGTTCATCGTCGGCAATCTGATCGCCCGGCTCCCCATGGGCATGTTCGGCGTCAGCGCCGTGATCATGATCGCGGGGGCGTACGACTCGTACGCCCTCGCGGGCGGGGTGACCGCCACCGGCATGGCCGCCGGGGCCCTCACCGCCCCCTGGGTCGCCCGGCTGGTCGACCGGTACGGCCAGGCGCGGGTCGCCGTCCCCGCCACCGCCTACGCGGTTCTCGGCCATCTGGTCCTGCTCCTCTGCGTCCACGAGAAGGCGCCCGTCTGGGCGCTGTTCGCCACCACGGCCCTCACCGCCACGTCCCCCAACACCGGCGGCATGTCGCGGGCCCGCTGGGCCCATCTCCTGAAGGGCGACCGGGACGCCCTGCACACCGCCAACGCCTTCGAGCAGGCCACCGACGAGCTCTGCTTCATGCTCGGCCCTGTCGTCGCCGCGCTGCTCTGCTCCACCCTCTTCCCCGAGGCGGGCACCCTCGTCGGCGCCGCCCTGTTCCTCACCGGCGTCCTGATCTTCGCGGCCCAGCGCTCCACCGAACCGCCGGTCTCGCCCCGGACCTCCGCGGGCTCCCCGCTCCGGGTCCGGGGCATGGCCCCGCTCCTGGCGGTCTTCCTCGCCACCGGCGCGGTCTTCGGCTCCATGGAGGTGGTGACCGTGGCGTTCGTGGACGGCCCCGTCGCGGGACCGGTCCTCGCTCTCCAGGCCGCCGGCTCCTGCGCGGCCGGCCTCCTCTACGGCCGCGCCCACCGCACCGCACGGCTCCGGACCTGCCTGGCCGCGATGGCCCTCCTCATGACGATGCCGCTGCTCGCCGCCTCGACCGGCTCGCTGCCCGCCCTCGCCGCCGGACTCCTCCTGGCCGGCATGGCGACGGCCCCGACCATGGTGACGGGCATGGGCCTGGTCCAGCGTCTGACCCCGGCGTCCCAGCTCAACGAGGGCATGACGCTGGCCGTGACCGCCCTCCTCGGCGGCATCGCGGCGGGCTCCGCCACCGGCGGCTGGGCCGCCGACCACGCCCCCTTCGCGGCCTTCGGTTTCCTGATCCCGGCCGGGGCGGCGGCCCTCGCCCTGACCCTCTGCGCGGCGACGCGAGTGGACGGCCGGGCATGA
- a CDS encoding LysR family transcriptional regulator — MVSPVPFPTSASAAPRDIDPRLLRAFTAVAEDLHFTRAATRLYVAQQALSRDIRRLERELGAELFVRTTRQVSLTPDGERLLPYAHRVLAAQDELAEAFRAVPRPLLVDLNSPGLAPEEVLRRARELAPDQELMARYESGLTGAVREILAGQLDTSFGRYGGLDAGLRARLDVQFVRYERMAVILPEDHPLAGLPEVPLAALAGERIYAGAGNDRTPEWTDLAARLFAGRGIEVAPPAPLAVGKEEFRRIMAKHRNPVLAVVDFPPMPGCVLRPLVDPVPLSPVSLVWRKGLSHPGLDALRTAAAEIGAREGWHTRPAGSWLPEGEPGLP, encoded by the coding sequence ATGGTCTCCCCGGTACCTTTCCCCACGTCGGCGTCCGCCGCACCGCGCGACATCGACCCCCGCCTCCTGCGCGCCTTCACCGCCGTCGCCGAGGACCTGCACTTCACCCGCGCCGCCACCCGCCTCTACGTCGCCCAGCAGGCCCTCAGCCGTGACATCCGGCGCCTGGAGCGCGAGTTGGGCGCCGAGCTCTTCGTACGGACCACCCGGCAGGTCTCCCTCACCCCGGACGGCGAGCGCCTCCTCCCGTACGCGCACCGGGTGTTGGCCGCCCAGGACGAACTGGCCGAGGCCTTCCGGGCCGTACCCCGACCCCTCCTCGTCGACCTCAACAGCCCCGGCCTCGCCCCCGAGGAAGTCCTGCGCCGGGCCCGCGAACTCGCCCCGGACCAGGAGCTGATGGCCCGCTACGAGAGCGGACTCACCGGAGCCGTACGGGAGATCCTCGCCGGCCAGCTCGACACCTCGTTCGGCCGGTACGGAGGGCTCGACGCCGGGCTGCGGGCGCGGCTCGACGTCCAGTTCGTACGGTACGAGCGGATGGCCGTGATCCTGCCCGAGGACCATCCGCTCGCCGGGCTGCCCGAAGTGCCGCTCGCCGCTCTCGCCGGGGAACGGATCTACGCGGGCGCGGGGAACGACCGCACGCCCGAGTGGACCGACCTCGCCGCCCGGCTCTTCGCCGGACGCGGCATCGAGGTCGCCCCGCCCGCGCCGCTCGCGGTCGGCAAGGAGGAGTTCCGCCGCATCATGGCCAAGCACCGCAACCCGGTGCTCGCCGTCGTCGACTTCCCGCCCATGCCGGGGTGCGTGCTGCGGCCGCTCGTCGACCCCGTACCCCTGTCACCCGTGAGCCTGGTGTGGCGCAAGGGGCTGAGCCACCCCGGCCTGGACGCACTGCGGACCGCCGCCGCCGAGATCGGCGCCCGGGAGGGCTGGCACACCCGCCCGGCGGGGTCCTGGCTGCCGGAGGGGGAACCGGGGCTGCCGTAG
- a CDS encoding nitrate/nitrite transporter yields MGGSRWIEQWEPEDETFWREKGERIARRNLLYSVISEHIGFSIWSLWSVMVLFMGPQYGVDPAGKFFLIGTATFVGALIRIPYTFAVARFGGRNWTVYSALLLLLPTGFAFAVMEPGTSYTTLVLVAALTGVGGGNFASSMTNINAFFPLRKKGWALGLNAGGGNIGVPVVQLVGLLVIGTAGAMHPRIVLGVYLPLIVVAAVCAALFMDNLAPVKNDTGAAKEAVKARHTWIMAFLYIGTFGSFIGYSFAFGLVLQTQFGRTPLQAASLTFIGPLLGSLIRPVGGSLADRHGGARITLGTFAAMAAATGVVIYASVIESLTVFLVGFIGLFVLSGLGNGSTYKMIPAIFLAQGHRKGLAGDAAEAYGRRLSGAAMGLIGAVGALGGLGINLAFRQSFQTSGTGTAAFVAFLAFYAACMVVTWAVYLRAPAAVPENAGAVTEPEPRPGYAKV; encoded by the coding sequence ATGGGCGGCAGCCGGTGGATCGAGCAGTGGGAGCCGGAGGACGAGACGTTCTGGCGCGAGAAGGGGGAGCGGATCGCGCGGCGGAACCTGCTCTACTCCGTCATCTCCGAGCACATCGGCTTCTCCATCTGGAGCCTCTGGTCGGTCATGGTCCTCTTCATGGGGCCGCAGTACGGCGTCGACCCGGCCGGCAAGTTCTTCCTGATCGGCACCGCGACCTTCGTCGGCGCGCTGATCCGCATCCCGTACACCTTCGCCGTCGCCCGCTTCGGCGGCCGTAACTGGACGGTCTACAGCGCCCTGCTGCTCCTGCTGCCCACCGGCTTCGCGTTCGCGGTGATGGAGCCCGGGACCTCGTACACCACCCTCGTCCTGGTGGCCGCGCTCACCGGCGTCGGCGGCGGCAACTTCGCCTCCTCGATGACCAACATCAACGCCTTCTTCCCGCTGCGGAAGAAGGGCTGGGCACTCGGGCTCAACGCCGGCGGCGGCAACATCGGCGTCCCCGTCGTCCAGCTCGTCGGCCTCCTCGTCATCGGCACGGCGGGCGCCATGCACCCCCGGATCGTGCTCGGCGTCTACCTGCCCCTGATCGTCGTCGCCGCCGTGTGCGCCGCGCTCTTCATGGACAACCTCGCCCCCGTCAAGAACGACACCGGGGCCGCGAAGGAGGCCGTGAAGGCCCGCCACACCTGGATCATGGCCTTCCTGTACATCGGCACCTTCGGCTCCTTCATCGGCTACAGCTTCGCCTTCGGACTCGTCCTCCAGACCCAGTTCGGCCGCACCCCGCTGCAGGCCGCCTCGCTCACCTTCATCGGCCCGCTGCTCGGCTCCCTCATCCGGCCCGTCGGCGGCTCCCTCGCCGACCGGCACGGCGGCGCCCGCATCACCCTCGGGACCTTCGCCGCGATGGCCGCCGCGACCGGTGTGGTGATCTACGCCTCCGTGATCGAATCCCTCACCGTCTTCCTCGTCGGCTTCATCGGACTCTTCGTCCTCAGCGGCCTCGGCAACGGCTCCACGTACAAGATGATCCCGGCGATCTTCCTCGCCCAGGGGCACCGCAAGGGCCTCGCGGGAGATGCCGCCGAGGCCTACGGGCGGCGCCTCTCCGGGGCTGCCATGGGCCTCATCGGCGCGGTCGGCGCGCTCGGCGGCCTCGGCATCAACCTCGCCTTCCGTCAGTCCTTCCAGACCTCCGGCACCGGCACCGCGGCCTTCGTCGCCTTCCTCGCCTTCTACGCGGCCTGCATGGTCGTCACCTGGGCGGTATACCTTCGGGCTCCGGCCGCGGTACCCGAGAACGCCGGGGCCGTCACCGAGCCGGAGCCCCGGCCCGGCTACGCGAAGGTGTGA
- a CDS encoding uroporphyrinogen-III synthase gives MDEQEHGPLAGFTVGVTAARRADELIALLRRRGAAVVHGPALRIVPLADDTELLAATKELIGHAPDVVIATTAIGFRGWIEAAEGWGCGEDLLAVLRDVELLARGPKVKGAVRAAGLTESWSPGSESMAEVLDRLLAEGVAGRRIALQLHGEPLPGFVEALTAGGAEVVGVPVYRWMPPEDIGPLDRLLDGILSGGLDAVTFTSAPAAASLFSRAAEKGVRDALVAALRHDVLAVCVGTVTALPLQAEGIDTYQPERFRLGPLVQLLCKELPARSRALPVAGHRVEVRGHAVLVDGLLRPVPPAGMALLGLLARRPGWVVSRADLLRALPGAGRDEHAVETAMARLRAALGTPKLIQTVVKRGYRLALDPTADTKYDE, from the coding sequence ATGGACGAGCAAGAACACGGCCCCCTCGCCGGCTTCACCGTCGGCGTCACCGCGGCGCGGCGCGCGGACGAACTCATCGCGCTGCTGCGCCGACGCGGCGCGGCCGTCGTCCACGGCCCCGCCCTGCGGATCGTGCCCCTCGCGGACGACACCGAACTCCTCGCCGCCACCAAGGAACTCATCGGCCACGCCCCGGACGTCGTCATCGCCACCACGGCGATCGGCTTCCGGGGCTGGATCGAGGCGGCGGAGGGCTGGGGGTGCGGGGAGGACCTCCTCGCCGTCCTGCGGGACGTCGAACTCCTCGCCCGGGGCCCCAAGGTCAAGGGAGCCGTACGGGCCGCCGGACTCACCGAGTCCTGGTCGCCCGGCTCGGAGTCCATGGCCGAGGTCCTCGACCGGCTCCTCGCCGAAGGCGTGGCGGGCCGGCGGATCGCGCTCCAGCTGCACGGGGAGCCGCTGCCCGGCTTCGTCGAGGCGCTCACCGCCGGCGGCGCCGAGGTCGTCGGCGTCCCCGTCTACCGCTGGATGCCGCCGGAGGACATCGGCCCGCTCGACCGGCTCCTCGACGGAATCCTGTCGGGCGGCCTGGACGCCGTCACCTTCACCAGCGCCCCCGCCGCGGCCTCGCTGTTCTCCCGGGCCGCGGAGAAGGGCGTACGGGACGCCCTCGTCGCCGCGCTCCGGCACGACGTCCTCGCGGTCTGCGTGGGCACCGTGACGGCCCTCCCGCTGCAGGCCGAGGGCATCGACACGTACCAGCCGGAGCGCTTCCGGCTCGGCCCCCTCGTCCAGCTGCTCTGCAAGGAGCTGCCGGCCCGCTCACGGGCCCTGCCCGTGGCCGGCCACCGGGTGGAGGTCCGCGGCCACGCCGTCCTCGTCGACGGCCTCCTGCGGCCCGTCCCGCCCGCCGGAATGGCCCTCCTCGGACTCCTCGCCCGCCGCCCCGGCTGGGTGGTGTCCCGGGCCGACCTGCTGCGGGCGCTGCCGGGCGCGGGGCGCGACGAGCACGCGGTGGAGACGGCGATGGCGCGGCTGCGGGCGGCGCTCGGCACGCCGAAGCTGATCCAGACGGTGGTGAAGCGGGGGTACCGGCTGGCACTGGACCCGACGGCGGACACGAAGTACGACGAGTAG
- a CDS encoding HelD family protein — translation MAAQEAVDTVRDREIGVEQEHLDHVYRRLEEKIHEAEFLMNDAAQRGQVGTPGALAERDAQVFRAGIHLNRLNNEFEDFLFGRIDLLYGKDGKKGPDGAYTSIEPAEDAVRPDNTAEIGETLHIGRIGVLDSDYAPLVIDWRAPAAAPFYRSTPVDPGRVVRRRVIRSKGRQVLGVEDDLMRPELRASLDGRELPVIGDGALMAALGQARSHTMRDIVSSIQAEQDLVIRAPAASVTYVEGGPGTGKTAVALHRAAYLLYQDRRRYAGGILIVSPTPLLVSYTEGVLPSLGEEGQVAIRAVGSLVDGAEATAYDDPAVARIKGSSRMLHVLRKAARGALETPAPRAQAQLALGDEDDEAAVPAGTPTRLRVVAFGRRLELEADELRRIRHNVLGGTAPVNLLRPRARRLLLDALYSKSGAVGRHSDPELAAELRSSFDEDVSTEDSFLGFLDAWWPELTPRRVLDAMADERRLGRWARRILNPGEVRRLARSLRRKELSVHDVALLDELHTLVGAPARPRKRREYDPLDQLTGLEELMPVREETQRERAERLAAERTEYAHVIVDEAQDLTPMQWRMVGRRGRHATWTVVGDPAQSSWSDPDEAAEARDEALGSRPRRRFELTVNYRNPAEIAELAAKVLALAMPGKESPRAVRSTGVEPRFVPVRETAGKPDLAETVRSEARLLLERVEGTVGVVVAMNRRQEAARWLAELGDRVVALGSLEAKGLEYDATVVVSPAEIADESPAGLRVLYVALTRATQQLTVVAAAADMPDEAGVPDLLRD, via the coding sequence GTGGCCGCGCAGGAAGCCGTGGACACGGTCAGAGACCGTGAGATCGGTGTCGAGCAGGAACATCTGGATCACGTCTACCGCCGACTGGAGGAGAAGATCCACGAGGCGGAGTTCCTGATGAACGACGCCGCCCAGCGGGGCCAGGTCGGCACGCCCGGCGCCCTCGCCGAGCGCGACGCCCAGGTCTTCCGGGCCGGCATCCACCTCAACAGGCTCAACAACGAGTTCGAGGACTTCCTCTTCGGCCGGATCGATCTGCTGTACGGGAAGGACGGGAAGAAGGGGCCCGACGGGGCCTACACCTCGATCGAGCCCGCCGAGGACGCCGTCCGGCCGGACAACACCGCCGAGATCGGCGAGACCCTCCACATCGGCCGGATCGGGGTCCTCGACTCCGACTACGCGCCGCTGGTCATCGACTGGCGCGCGCCCGCCGCCGCGCCCTTCTACCGGTCGACGCCGGTCGACCCGGGCCGGGTCGTACGCCGCCGGGTCATCCGCTCCAAGGGCCGCCAGGTCCTCGGCGTCGAGGACGACCTGATGCGCCCCGAGCTACGGGCCAGCCTCGACGGGCGCGAACTGCCGGTGATCGGCGACGGCGCCCTGATGGCCGCCCTCGGCCAGGCCCGCAGCCACACCATGCGGGACATCGTCTCCTCCATCCAGGCGGAGCAGGACCTCGTCATCCGCGCGCCCGCCGCCTCCGTCACGTACGTCGAGGGCGGTCCGGGTACGGGGAAGACGGCGGTCGCGCTGCACCGGGCCGCGTACCTGCTCTACCAGGACCGGCGGCGGTACGCGGGCGGCATCCTGATCGTCTCCCCGACCCCGCTCCTCGTCTCGTACACCGAAGGCGTCCTGCCCTCGCTGGGCGAGGAGGGCCAGGTGGCGATCCGGGCCGTCGGCTCGCTCGTCGACGGGGCCGAGGCCACCGCCTACGACGATCCGGCCGTCGCCCGGATCAAGGGCTCCTCCCGGATGCTCCACGTGCTGCGCAAGGCCGCCCGTGGAGCCCTGGAGACCCCGGCGCCCAGGGCTCAGGCCCAGCTCGCCCTGGGCGACGAGGACGACGAGGCCGCCGTGCCCGCCGGCACCCCCACGCGCCTGCGTGTGGTCGCCTTCGGCCGTCGCCTGGAGCTGGAGGCCGACGAGCTGCGGCGCATCCGGCACAACGTCCTCGGCGGTACGGCTCCGGTCAACCTGCTGCGCCCGCGGGCCCGCCGGCTGCTCCTGGACGCGCTGTACTCCAAGTCGGGTGCGGTCGGCCGGCACAGCGACCCCGAGCTGGCCGCCGAACTGCGCTCCTCCTTCGACGAGGACGTCTCCACCGAGGACTCCTTCCTCGGCTTCCTCGACGCGTGGTGGCCCGAACTCACCCCGCGCCGGGTCCTCGACGCGATGGCCGACGAGCGGCGGCTCGGCCGCTGGGCCCGCCGCATCCTCAACCCGGGCGAGGTGCGCCGGCTCGCCCGCTCGCTGCGCCGCAAGGAGCTGTCCGTCCACGACGTGGCGCTCCTCGACGAGCTGCACACCCTGGTCGGCGCCCCGGCCCGGCCGAGGAAGCGCCGGGAGTACGACCCGCTCGACCAGCTCACGGGTCTGGAAGAGCTCATGCCCGTGCGGGAGGAGACGCAGCGCGAGCGGGCCGAGCGGCTCGCCGCCGAGCGCACCGAGTACGCGCACGTGATCGTGGACGAGGCGCAGGACCTCACGCCCATGCAGTGGCGGATGGTCGGGCGGCGCGGCCGGCACGCCACCTGGACGGTCGTCGGAGATCCGGCGCAGTCCTCCTGGTCGGACCCGGACGAGGCGGCCGAGGCCCGCGACGAGGCCCTCGGGTCACGGCCGCGGCGCCGCTTCGAGCTGACCGTGAACTACCGGAACCCGGCGGAGATCGCCGAGCTGGCCGCCAAGGTGCTCGCCCTCGCCATGCCGGGCAAGGAGTCGCCGCGCGCGGTCCGCTCGACGGGCGTCGAGCCCCGTTTCGTACCGGTGCGGGAGACGGCGGGGAAGCCGGATCTGGCCGAAACCGTACGGTCCGAGGCGCGGCTGCTCCTGGAGCGGGTCGAGGGCACGGTCGGTGTCGTCGTCGCCATGAACCGGCGTCAGGAGGCGGCCCGCTGGCTCGCCGAGCTGGGCGACCGGGTGGTGGCGCTCGGTTCCCTGGAGGCGAAGGGCCTGGAGTACGACGCCACGGTGGTCGTCTCGCCGGCGGAGATCGCCGACGAGTCCCCGGCGGGTCTGCGGGTCCTCTACGTGGCCCTCACCCGGGCGACGCAGCAGCTCACGGTGGTCGCGGCGGCGGCGGACATGCCGGACGAGGCGGGGGTTCCGGACCTGCTGAGGGACTGA